A genomic window from Triticum urartu cultivar G1812 chromosome 7, Tu2.1, whole genome shotgun sequence includes:
- the LOC125518597 gene encoding citrate-binding protein-like encodes MAPRALSWISVFLLVFFASWSCAAARGARAPKAADPTYGFTSVRLDDSNFVLQRPYDEASGARYSFDGTVRKLWVLASDKPHAQQSHTSPRTEIRMAGYDYTSGVWQFEGYGYVPSGTTGVSIMQVFGAGETATTLMLHVYDGALRYYDRQLVEDAIYDRWFRLNVVHDVEVSTLTVYIDGEQKLHVHGRGGDSHYFKFGVYAQNHDSSCMESRWKDVRIFKKQ; translated from the exons ATGGCTCCTCGCGCTCTCTCTTGGATTAGTGTCTTTCTGCTTGTCTTCTTCGCGTCGTGGTCATGCGCTGCGGCCAGGGGCGCACGGGCACCGAAAGCCGCCGACCCGACCTATGGATTCACGTCGGTGAGGCTCGACGACAGCAACTTTGTGCTGCAGCGCCCCTACGACGAGGCGAGCGGCGCACGCTACAGCTTCGATGGCACCGTGCGGAAGCTCTGGGTGCTCGCCTCCGACAAGCCTCATGCCCAGCAGAGCCATACCAGCCCAAGAACTGAGATCAGGATGGCA GGGTACGACTACACCTCCGGCGTCTGGCAGTTCGAGGGGTACGGGTACGTCCCCTCCGGCACAACGGGGGTGTCTATCATGCAAGTCTTCGGCGCCGGCGAGACGGCCACCACGCTCATGCTGCACGTCTACGATGGTGCGCTGCGGTACTACGACCGGCAGCTGGTGGAGGACGCCATCTATGACAGATGGTTCCGGCTGAACGTGGTCCACGACGTCGAGGTGTCAACGCTCACCGTGTACATCGACGGCGAGCAGAAGCTGCATGTCCACGGCCGCGGGGGCGACTCTCACTACTTCAAGTTCGGTGTGTACGCGCAGAACCACGACTCCAGCTGCATGGAGTCTCGCTGGAAGGACGTCAGGATCTTCAAGAAGCAATAG